CAAACACGAACCTGTGTATCCCTATATTTGGCCTTGGGAACTCATAGCTCACCACCTCTTTTCCTATATTTTAATTTCAAATATCTTTATTTTTTTTTTTTTGTAACTTATTTCAAATATCTTTATTTAACATGTGAAAATATATTTTATTGTAAGTTGTACTAAAAATTATAAATTCAGGACGAGCACGTACCAAATGTAGCATTTGTTGTACCGGGGATGTTTGTCACAATCCTGTTGTAACATTTAAATGCAATTATTATCTTTATTGTTCTATTAAAAATTTCAGGAACATCCTGGTTTTGTGATGAAATAGACTTTGTGCAACTCAACTCAAGTTTATGAAACGACAAAATATTAAAGAACAATTTCGTTAGGATTGGTTATTATATATTAATAATTTAAATGTGGATATGGGATATGGTCCCAAAATGAAACGAAAAAAATGAACGTACCAATGCAGGTGTTCTTTTAAAAAGGGGTCGCTAGGACCTGGAACATCAGGGTCTGTCATAACCTGTTTTGCATTCCAGTTGAATTTACCATCAATAAGAAATAAAATAAAATGATTAAAAGTTATACCAGCATCATATTATTTCCAAAAACTAGACTTTATAAGATTATTGATCTGTCACTCTCTTTTTCTCCATGGAGTCAGAAAACAGAAAACTTCTGAGATGAGAAGGAAGTGAGACTTAAAATGTTAAATAACAGGACTAAAAAGCTGCAATCTCAACATTGTTGAATGCTGTAAAATAGTTGTAATATATGTTATATATACCAAGGTGAAGAAAGATCTGAGATCACCGCCATGGATCTCAACCCTAGGCTTTGAGGAGACAGAGGAAGGGAAGAGCTCATGGCCATTGCAGACTTGCTTCTTGTTGTAACTCACGTTCATTTCAATTGTTTGAGTGAAAAAATCAAGAACCTCTCCTACCACTCTTCCCACTATCAATGGCTCTATCACTCTACTTCCCATATTCTCCATTTTTTTTTGTTAAAGTTACTTTCTCTTTCTAATCAACTGTGGGTTTAAAAGTGAGCTTAGGGAAATAAAGATATTTGTAGTGGTGTGGGAAACCAAGGACGACTAAGATATCTATTTATACGGTTTTCCAAGTTGGAGACAGAGTAAGAGAGATGTGTTAGGGGTTGTGGTTGTAAGATTCGGGCAAATCTAAAAGAATGAATAGACATCTACTTCAAATTATATACTAATATCATCTTTCATAGTAGGAATTAAATTAGGGAGAAGTAACGAGTAATTTATTTTTAGGTAATTTTTAAAACTATATGTTTAATTGATTAGAGTGATTATTGTTTATGAAAATTAATATACTTTAAATAGTTCCAAATATAATCATCGTATTTGTTGACTGTGTTTTTAGTTTGGACAGCAGGATTGACCTAATATAGTCCAAAGTAATCAAATAATGTAATATTAATATATTAATTCTATTATCAACAAATTTGATGTACTTTATAAAATTAATGATTGGATTGACCAAATGATCTAATTTACAATTACAGGACGTGAATACTATAGATAAACTAATGTGACGGTTTTGCATGTAAGACATTTTTGATGGGCATGTGTTTCCGTAGCAAACGACCACAGCGAAACGAACGGATTTGTTTGCACTACTCTGGAACTTCCGATAAGTTTTGCATCCTATAATCTATAAGAAATCGTATTGTATGGGTTTGAACCTCATTTCTAAGTGTAAAAGTTTTTAAACCTTAACTAGTATGTTACAGACCGTAACTTATGGTGCTTCGATATGCTTGTATAATGTCTAGACACCTAAATTTAATTAAAATATCCAATGCGTGAATATATATATATATATATATATATATATATATATATATATATATATAACATAAATAGGTAATAAAATTGTTTTCAAGTACGTATTTGATCCTTTTTCCGATAATTGTCCTTTTCTTTCCTTTTCACGAGTTGAATGTACATAGAGATTTCATATAGTTTATTTTTAGATTTCATTCTTATGTTTTTCAGCATATATCATTTTCATGTGAACGTACTACATGATTCACGTCAACCCCTATGGCCAAGACTTTATATATCAACAAAATCGCGACAATAATTGAGTCCAATAGTTTATAGAATCCTATAATCTTTAGTGACATCAAGAAATATATCACTAAAACATTTTGAGTGGCCAAGATTATCAAAAAAGCGCTAAATGTCTCGCTGAATAAAGCAACTCGAGAGCTCTTTTGCTGGTCCATGATTTCTAAAACAATATATCACTAAAAATCTGATTGGCTAAGATTAAGAAATTGTTATATTAACATTCTTATCGTACTTGATTCTATTACATCGACGATAAAACTATTGCCCAAAGGCCATTTCAAGGTCGTAACATGGGATCATTTGTCCCTTTGCGTTAAGAATGAACCTAGTTAAAAACAAACAAAAATTAATGGGCAACTAGTATGAGTTTAAATACCATCAATCATAGTTCGTATAAAGGCATATTTTATTAATAAGCATTAAGTATGACAAAAGAATATTGGAAAGTGATAAACCAAACACTTTTAGGTTAAAGAAAAATACCGATCGGAGATTTGGGACTCCTTACTTATGGAACGACAACACATTGATTCTTCAGAAGAAACACCAATGAAATCCTTATTTATCAAAATCAGTAAAACCAACAGTTCACGTGAAGAAACGATTCTTGAGATGGAGATTGTATTGTATGATGTGCACATGTATGGTGTAATTCTAAAGCCAAATAAAGTTACACAAACAAAAAAATCTTTCAAAGGCATATATAGATATAATCATATCAAACAAAGTTGTAGAATAGTATATAAAAAACAAAAGAGCTTATGTAATATTACGGACGACTCTTTTAGTGGAGATTGTAAACAATATATATTCTTATAGATATCAAATATTGATTGAGATTTTACTTAGATTGGTAATTGATGTAGAAAGCAGAATGGATGACTTATATAAGCTTTGCTTAGATCATCACACCAGAGAAAATAAATCAAATATTTCAAAAAGAAGCATCAATTAGACAAGTGGCCAACGTAAGTTTATACCAAAAGATGTAGCAAAAAGCTACACAGAATGAGTCATGACCCCAGAACTACCAACCGAATCTTCTTAGTCTCCAGGCTCTTGCCATTAACCCCGGCAAGAGATTTTCTGCTATTGTATCTGCTCTCGTGCATTTGATGCAGAGCCGGCCTGAACCCATAATCGATTTATTAAAGATTTCAACTAATTGTTTTTTTTTTACAAATTTGGAGACCTAAAAGAATTTTCAGACCTATTTATGTAGTTTTTTTAAAAAAATTTAGGGGCACGTGGCAAATGTTTCACTTAGCACAGTCCAAGGTCGTTCCTGATCTAATGTCAAGAGCCGCAAAATGAAATATATAGGGTGGGGCACTTGGATGACGAGTTGTTTTTTCTAAACCATATGGGGTTTTATAGACAAGTCCGCACAAAGGCTAAAACCATGGTCAGACTTAAAGGGGATCAAGCTAAAAAGATAAGGAGAGTGACTAAGTATGATATGTTTTGGTTTAAAACTACTTTAAAGCAGAGATTTGAAACACTAGAGAAGGAACTTGGAGAACATTTCTGTTCCAGATTATAACCAATCTAAAAGGCTTATACCTTTCAATATCCTAGAGATTTTGCAGGGTTAAGACTCGGTTAAGCAGGCCTGGTTCAATTGAAAAACACAAGCAGATAAACCGTTCTTGTCTGAACTACAGGTTTATGTCTTAAAATTGACCATTGCTTATTCGAGTTAAGAATATACTAATATACGAATTCTTGATGTGAAGATGAAATGACTGTGAAACAATAAACTCTGAAGACCCTCAAAAAACCAGAACAAATATTAATC
This genomic interval from Brassica oleracea var. oleracea cultivar TO1000 chromosome C2, BOL, whole genome shotgun sequence contains the following:
- the LOC106327493 gene encoding protein TERMINAL FLOWER 1-like, which produces MENMGSRVIEPLIVGRVVGEVLDFFTQTIEMNVSYNKKQVCNGHELFPSSVSSKPRVEIHGGDLRSFFTLVMTDPDVPGPSDPFLKEHLHWIVTNIPGTTNATFGKEVVSYEFPRPNIGIHRFVFVLFKQKQRHVIDISPNIPSRDKFNTRKFAIDHDLGLPVAAVFFNAQRETAARRR